In Rhodococcus sp. OK302, one genomic interval encodes:
- a CDS encoding protein kinase domain-containing protein encodes MVPDVSIELSAAGFDNAREIEHDDFSAVYRCYQTSLNRTVAVTVLLSNLDVGDQKRFLRKQQAMGRLAGHPHIVTVLQADVTESGHPFLVTRDLLHSSLEARLRQQGPLSLEDTLRLGVKLAGALEAAHRLGIVHRDVKPANVLFTDYDEPALAAFEIAYTASSFETTTGAPIASSTFTAPEVLAGKSPSPASDIYGLAATLYCAVTGHSVFERPTDEHLSMTIATQPIPDPRRQGIADALCAAIERATSANPDDRQPTAATLGEAIRDLQLRQDIPADDRAVPAQSEPPSEPQRSRPRIHPYTPHNPSGTLPLELTSFVGRRNELSELKVLLNSSRLVTLTGIGGVGKTRLALRAAANAKQNFSNGVWLVELGELSDESLLVDVVVAALGLRDQSALSPNTLLLNFLANREVLLLLDNCEQVVDAAASLSETLLRSCPGVRILATSREAFGIGAESVMRVPPLTVPDPDCEPSLRGLPRYDAVTLFVERAASAVPHFELTDDNRSVVTQICNRLDGLPLPIELAAAQLRAMSPEQILQRLDDRYSLLTRGNRSAPSRQRTLRLCIDWSHDLCTPQEQLVWARLSVFAGSVGLDAAEGVCGTGMNPDDVLETLISLVDKSILVREESNGTVRFRLLETLRDYGREQLQRRDEFLELRRMHRDWYQQLALDAESEWISARQLQWIARLEQEQPNFREALEFCMSDSPDAGLRISAALLPFWSSRGPFTEARHWLDRLLARQPGQVTAERAIAFYSSSVLAEVQGDIDAGAERAEEGRGLAARIADPRAHAYIAHSDGILAVFGGDIPRACARLEQALELFGPGDDAPQIGILHMLGIAYEQGGEIRKAIECYERVLAVTESRGESVYRSYVLWSMAVAMWRQGDRSRTIQLLEHSLQLCRQVKDRLMAPTCFEALAWIAASENDPRRAVILMAAGEELVREVGSVTIMFPALFVHHEESDRACHQALGQREFDAARRKGRSLGFDAAIAYALREELPEAPPSHASATPTRREQEVAELVAEGMTNKEIAARLVISPRTAQGHVEHLLTKLGFTSRAQIAAWVVEQTRNESL; translated from the coding sequence ATGGTCCCCGACGTCAGCATTGAACTAAGTGCCGCGGGATTCGACAACGCCCGCGAGATCGAGCATGACGATTTCAGTGCGGTCTATCGGTGCTATCAAACCTCACTCAATCGCACAGTGGCAGTCACGGTCCTCCTCTCCAACCTGGACGTCGGCGACCAGAAGCGCTTCCTCCGGAAACAACAGGCAATGGGCCGACTCGCCGGGCACCCCCACATCGTCACCGTCCTACAGGCCGACGTCACCGAAAGCGGGCACCCATTCCTTGTGACGCGAGACCTCTTGCATAGCTCCCTTGAGGCTCGACTCCGCCAACAAGGCCCGCTGTCCCTGGAAGACACATTGAGGCTAGGGGTAAAACTGGCCGGCGCACTCGAAGCGGCGCACCGACTCGGGATCGTGCACCGCGATGTAAAGCCCGCGAACGTCCTATTCACGGACTACGACGAGCCTGCACTCGCCGCCTTCGAGATCGCCTACACTGCAAGCAGTTTCGAGACAACGACTGGGGCGCCGATTGCGTCGTCCACATTCACCGCACCCGAGGTCCTCGCGGGCAAATCTCCGAGCCCCGCGTCTGACATCTACGGTCTCGCTGCCACTTTATATTGCGCCGTGACCGGTCACTCAGTATTCGAACGCCCCACCGATGAGCACTTGTCCATGACAATCGCCACGCAGCCCATTCCAGACCCGCGCAGGCAGGGCATCGCCGACGCCTTGTGCGCGGCGATCGAGCGTGCAACGTCCGCAAATCCGGACGACAGACAGCCCACAGCAGCCACACTCGGCGAGGCGATTCGCGATCTCCAACTGCGCCAAGATATCCCGGCCGACGACAGGGCCGTACCTGCACAATCTGAACCACCCTCGGAACCGCAACGAAGTCGCCCGAGAATCCATCCGTACACCCCCCATAACCCCAGCGGGACACTTCCACTCGAACTAACCAGTTTCGTCGGCCGCCGCAACGAACTCTCAGAACTGAAAGTATTGCTGAATTCATCGCGACTGGTGACGTTGACAGGGATCGGCGGCGTCGGGAAAACGCGACTGGCATTGCGGGCAGCGGCAAACGCGAAGCAGAACTTCAGCAACGGCGTCTGGCTCGTAGAACTCGGTGAACTGTCGGACGAGTCACTGCTCGTCGACGTCGTCGTGGCGGCGCTCGGACTGCGGGACCAGTCGGCCCTGTCTCCGAACACTCTCCTCCTCAATTTCCTCGCCAATCGCGAGGTGCTGCTACTCCTCGACAACTGCGAACAGGTGGTGGACGCGGCAGCTTCCCTGTCGGAGACGCTACTTCGGTCCTGCCCCGGCGTGCGTATTCTCGCGACGAGCCGAGAGGCGTTCGGAATCGGCGCCGAATCGGTCATGCGAGTTCCACCCCTCACTGTTCCTGATCCCGACTGTGAACCGTCACTTCGTGGACTTCCCCGATACGACGCGGTGACATTGTTCGTCGAACGCGCTGCCTCTGCGGTCCCCCACTTCGAACTCACCGATGACAACCGCAGTGTGGTCACACAGATCTGCAACCGATTAGACGGATTGCCCCTCCCGATCGAGTTGGCGGCAGCGCAGCTACGCGCCATGTCGCCCGAGCAGATCTTGCAGCGACTCGACGACCGGTACTCCCTGCTCACACGCGGCAACCGGAGTGCGCCGTCGAGGCAGCGAACCCTTCGACTGTGCATCGACTGGAGCCATGACCTGTGCACACCACAAGAACAGTTGGTGTGGGCACGACTGTCGGTGTTCGCCGGCAGTGTCGGACTCGATGCGGCGGAAGGAGTCTGCGGTACAGGGATGAATCCCGACGACGTGCTCGAAACGTTGATTTCCCTGGTCGACAAGTCAATCCTCGTACGGGAGGAATCGAATGGCACGGTTCGATTCCGGCTGCTCGAAACCCTCCGTGACTACGGCCGGGAACAACTGCAGCGGCGCGATGAGTTTCTGGAACTCCGTCGCATGCACCGAGATTGGTATCAGCAACTCGCACTTGACGCCGAATCCGAGTGGATAAGCGCACGGCAGCTCCAGTGGATCGCGCGCCTCGAGCAAGAGCAGCCGAATTTCCGTGAGGCACTGGAGTTCTGCATGTCCGACAGCCCGGACGCCGGGCTACGCATCTCGGCCGCTCTCTTACCGTTTTGGAGTTCGCGTGGGCCGTTCACTGAGGCACGGCACTGGCTGGACCGACTCCTGGCGCGCCAACCAGGGCAGGTAACGGCCGAGCGAGCCATAGCGTTCTACTCGAGCAGTGTGCTTGCCGAGGTTCAAGGCGATATTGATGCGGGCGCCGAACGGGCTGAGGAAGGGCGCGGGCTCGCGGCGCGGATCGCCGACCCACGGGCTCATGCCTACATCGCGCACTCCGACGGGATCTTGGCGGTGTTCGGCGGTGACATCCCCCGGGCATGTGCACGCCTGGAACAAGCCCTTGAATTATTTGGCCCGGGAGACGACGCGCCACAGATTGGCATTTTGCACATGCTCGGAATCGCGTATGAGCAGGGGGGCGAAATACGGAAGGCAATCGAATGCTACGAACGTGTGCTCGCTGTCACCGAGTCACGCGGAGAGTCCGTATACCGGTCATACGTACTGTGGTCGATGGCAGTTGCGATGTGGCGTCAGGGCGACCGGTCCCGGACGATACAGCTGCTCGAGCATTCTCTGCAGCTGTGCCGACAGGTGAAAGACCGCCTCATGGCCCCGACGTGCTTTGAGGCACTGGCCTGGATCGCGGCCAGTGAGAACGACCCACGTCGTGCCGTGATTCTGATGGCCGCGGGCGAGGAGCTTGTGCGAGAAGTCGGCAGTGTCACGATCATGTTTCCCGCCCTCTTCGTCCACCACGAGGAGTCCGACCGGGCATGCCACCAGGCACTTGGTCAGCGCGAATTCGACGCCGCCCGACGGAAGGGCCGGTCGCTGGGCTTCGACGCTGCCATCGCATATGCCCTGCGTGAGGAGCTCCCGGAGGCACCACCCAGTCATGCGTCGGCGACTCCGACGAGACGAGAACAGGAAGTCGCCGAACTGGTGGCCGAGGGCATGACCAATAAGGAGATTGCCGCCCGACTCGTGATCTCGCCGCGAACCGCGCAAGGACATGTCGAGCACCTTCTCACCAAACTCGGATTCACATCCCGCGCCCAGATCGCGGCATGGGTGGTGGAGCAGACGCGAAACGAATCGCTGTGA
- a CDS encoding mycofactocin-coupled SDR family oxidoreductase: MTGRVQGKVAFITGAARGQGRSHAVRLAEEGADIIAIDICSPMDSVDYPLATPDDLAETVRLVEALGRRIVATQADVRDFNAVEAAVNEGVAQLGRLDIVAANSGIFSAARMEDLEENAWREIIDVNLTGAWHTAKATIPHLRESGGGAIVITSSVAGLRGAQNAGAYVASKHGVVGLMRSLALELAQDHIRVNTVHPAMVDTPIIQNPYMYEVYAPDLTPEERTMETMADRFAMSHALPLPWLESVDISNAVLFLASDEGRYVTGVAMPVDAGCMLK, encoded by the coding sequence ATGACTGGAAGAGTTCAGGGCAAAGTCGCATTCATCACGGGCGCTGCTCGAGGGCAAGGACGTAGTCACGCCGTACGTCTAGCCGAAGAAGGTGCAGACATCATCGCAATCGACATCTGCAGCCCCATGGATTCAGTCGACTATCCGCTGGCGACACCCGACGATTTGGCCGAAACAGTGCGGTTGGTCGAGGCCCTCGGCCGGCGCATCGTTGCCACTCAGGCCGACGTGCGCGATTTCAACGCGGTAGAGGCGGCCGTGAACGAGGGGGTTGCGCAACTCGGACGACTCGATATCGTCGCCGCCAACTCCGGAATCTTCAGTGCTGCCCGTATGGAAGACCTCGAGGAAAATGCCTGGCGAGAAATCATCGACGTAAATCTCACGGGGGCATGGCACACAGCCAAAGCTACGATCCCACATCTCCGCGAGTCCGGCGGCGGTGCGATTGTCATTACCAGCTCGGTTGCAGGATTGAGAGGCGCACAAAACGCCGGTGCCTACGTTGCATCGAAGCATGGCGTGGTCGGGCTAATGCGCAGCCTCGCACTCGAACTCGCCCAGGATCATATCCGCGTCAACACTGTTCACCCAGCCATGGTTGACACACCGATCATTCAGAATCCCTACATGTACGAGGTATACGCTCCTGATTTGACCCCAGAGGAACGGACAATGGAGACGATGGCCGACAGGTTTGCCATGTCCCATGCGCTTCCATTGCCGTGGCTGGAATCCGTGGATATCTCCAACGCCGTACTGTTCCTTGCCTCAGATGAAGGGCGCTACGTCACCGGCGTTGCAATGCCAGTCGACGCTGGTTGCATGTTGAAATAG
- a CDS encoding TetR/AcrR family transcriptional regulator has translation MDPRSMRTRRQLLEAFERSLEADKMPTVAELVREAGVSRSSFYAHFTGIEEVGVAALRSILDEFEPGESLDVNRQDGTSASVTFEDLFAHLGQHRRLCSAVLVSDTHLPALAELKTTLVDQLTEAIHRSPGKPGSLDAGKAASFLVGGILAILLESLQEAGRDDDLGATLAAMLPEWLTREPTLAAPILFAPKADASPQ, from the coding sequence ATGGATCCGCGCTCGATGCGAACTCGTCGACAACTTTTGGAGGCCTTCGAACGGTCGCTGGAAGCAGACAAGATGCCGACGGTCGCCGAACTCGTCCGTGAGGCCGGGGTGAGTCGCAGTTCGTTCTATGCGCACTTCACGGGTATCGAGGAAGTGGGAGTCGCAGCGCTCCGGTCCATCTTGGACGAATTCGAGCCGGGGGAGAGTCTCGATGTGAATCGTCAGGACGGAACATCTGCCTCGGTTACCTTCGAAGATCTGTTTGCCCATCTCGGGCAGCATCGCCGCCTGTGTTCCGCAGTTCTAGTCTCCGATACACATCTGCCGGCACTGGCCGAGTTGAAGACAACGCTGGTGGACCAACTCACTGAGGCGATCCATCGGTCGCCCGGCAAGCCCGGCAGCCTGGACGCGGGGAAGGCCGCGTCGTTCTTGGTGGGAGGCATCCTTGCCATTCTGCTGGAATCGCTGCAAGAGGCTGGGCGAGACGACGACTTGGGCGCAACATTGGCCGCGATGCTGCCAGAATGGCTCACGCGGGAACCCACACTTGCTGCACCGATCTTGTTCGCGCCCAAAGCAGACGCTTCGCCGCAATAA
- the acs gene encoding acetate--CoA ligase, whose amino-acid sequence MTVSPNASDVPQAYPPSAEFAAAANAGPELQAAADTDRLGFWADQAERLHWHEKWTDVLDWTDAPVAKWFVGGKLNVAYNCVDRHVLAGNGDRVAIHFEGEPGDSRDLTYNDLLAEVSRAANTFTDLGLVAGDRVAIYMPMIPEAIVTMLACARLGLTHSVVFAGFSATALRSRIDDAQAKLVVTVDGQWRRGSAAPIKEAVDESVDGAQSVQNVLVVNRTGIDVAWTQGRDLWWHETVATASPEHEAQPFDAEHPLFILYTSGTTGKPKGIIHTSGGYLTQASYTHHNVFDHKAGQDVYWCTADIGWVTGHSYIVYGPLSNGVTQVVYEGTPNSPNEHRHFEIIEKYDVSIYYTAPTLVRTFMKWGREIPDAHDLTSIRLLGSVGEPINPEAWRWFRDVIGGGKAPIVDTWWQTETGAIMISPLPGITATKPGSAMAPLPGISAKIVDDDAKILGAGGNGYLVLDQPWPAMLRGIWGDMERFKDTYWSRYAEEGWYFAGDGAKYDDDGDLWVLGRVDDVMNVSGHRISTSEVESALVNHHGVAEAAVVGAADETTGQGIVAYVILREGVENTGEILIAELKAQVSKDISPIAKPRQITIVPELPKTRSGKIMRRLLRDIAEGRDLGDTSTLVDPKVFDALVGESSR is encoded by the coding sequence ATGACCGTCTCGCCGAATGCATCAGACGTCCCGCAGGCGTACCCGCCCAGCGCAGAATTTGCCGCGGCCGCCAACGCCGGACCGGAACTCCAAGCTGCCGCCGACACCGACCGCCTCGGCTTCTGGGCCGACCAAGCCGAACGTCTGCACTGGCACGAAAAATGGACCGACGTCCTCGACTGGACCGACGCACCCGTAGCCAAATGGTTTGTCGGCGGCAAACTCAACGTCGCCTACAACTGCGTCGACCGCCACGTCCTCGCCGGCAACGGCGACCGCGTCGCAATCCACTTCGAAGGCGAACCCGGCGACAGCCGCGACCTCACCTACAACGACCTGCTCGCCGAAGTCAGCCGCGCCGCAAACACATTCACCGACCTCGGACTCGTCGCCGGTGACCGCGTTGCCATCTACATGCCGATGATCCCCGAAGCGATAGTCACGATGCTCGCCTGCGCCCGCCTCGGACTGACCCACTCCGTCGTCTTCGCCGGATTCTCCGCCACCGCCCTACGCTCACGCATCGACGACGCACAAGCCAAACTCGTCGTCACCGTCGACGGCCAATGGCGCCGCGGATCTGCAGCCCCCATCAAGGAAGCCGTCGACGAATCCGTCGACGGCGCGCAATCCGTCCAAAACGTGTTGGTAGTCAACAGGACCGGCATCGACGTCGCCTGGACGCAAGGCCGCGACCTGTGGTGGCACGAAACCGTCGCTACAGCTTCCCCCGAACACGAAGCTCAGCCGTTCGACGCCGAGCATCCCCTGTTCATCCTCTACACCTCCGGCACCACCGGTAAGCCCAAGGGCATCATCCACACCTCCGGCGGCTACCTCACCCAGGCGTCGTACACCCACCACAACGTCTTCGATCACAAAGCCGGACAAGACGTTTACTGGTGCACCGCCGACATCGGCTGGGTCACCGGACACTCCTACATCGTCTACGGCCCACTCTCGAACGGCGTCACCCAGGTCGTCTACGAAGGCACCCCGAACTCCCCGAACGAGCACCGCCACTTCGAGATCATCGAAAAGTACGACGTCTCCATCTACTACACCGCCCCCACCCTCGTGCGCACATTCATGAAGTGGGGGCGCGAGATTCCCGACGCCCACGACCTGACCTCGATCCGCCTCCTCGGCTCCGTCGGCGAACCCATCAACCCCGAAGCGTGGCGCTGGTTCCGCGACGTCATCGGCGGCGGCAAGGCGCCCATCGTCGACACCTGGTGGCAGACCGAAACCGGCGCGATCATGATCTCGCCGCTGCCCGGAATCACCGCCACCAAGCCCGGATCCGCGATGGCACCACTACCGGGTATCTCCGCGAAAATCGTCGACGACGACGCAAAGATCCTCGGCGCCGGCGGAAACGGCTACCTCGTGCTCGACCAGCCGTGGCCGGCGATGCTGCGCGGCATCTGGGGCGACATGGAACGCTTCAAGGACACCTACTGGTCCCGCTACGCCGAAGAAGGCTGGTACTTCGCCGGTGACGGCGCCAAGTACGACGACGACGGCGACCTCTGGGTTCTCGGCCGCGTCGACGACGTCATGAACGTCTCCGGCCACCGCATCTCCACCTCCGAGGTGGAATCGGCACTGGTCAACCATCACGGTGTGGCCGAAGCCGCCGTCGTCGGAGCAGCCGACGAGACCACCGGCCAGGGCATCGTCGCCTACGTGATCCTGCGCGAAGGCGTCGAAAACACCGGAGAAATCCTGATCGCGGAACTCAAGGCACAGGTGTCCAAGGACATCAGCCCCATCGCCAAGCCCCGTCAGATCACTATCGTTCCCGAGCTTCCGAAGACCCGGTCCGGCAAGATCATGCGTCGACTCCTGCGTGATATCGCGGAAGGCCGCGACCTCGGAGACACCTCAACGCTGGTGGATCCCAAGGTATTCGACGCTCTCGTCGGAGAATCGTCCAGATAG
- a CDS encoding TetR/AcrR family transcriptional regulator, with protein sequence MAKRIAAGRSDGAPAPIELLEGGSTKRSTKAAPANPAPATTTPSGPARVSLREAQRAITRARLIDGAMDVFAHTTYPAATVDEIAIAAGVGRATFYLHFRSKLDLLQSIMTDATPEILAYFERADSSFATGDTAGIEAWVSDGLSYFEQHRTLMFVLDEVLATERAEYTTLFNTTVEFSDCMPLLMSSWPTERRPEASARIRLMALLLNRTWLSSSGLTNDQLVKMLADICMKAVSPPT encoded by the coding sequence ATGGCGAAGCGAATTGCGGCCGGGAGGTCGGATGGCGCTCCTGCACCAATCGAGCTACTCGAAGGTGGATCAACGAAGAGGTCAACCAAGGCCGCCCCAGCCAATCCTGCGCCAGCCACGACGACGCCGAGTGGACCCGCCCGAGTGTCGCTGCGCGAGGCGCAGCGTGCGATAACCCGGGCTCGGCTGATCGACGGAGCCATGGATGTTTTCGCACATACGACGTACCCCGCGGCGACCGTTGACGAAATCGCAATCGCGGCCGGCGTCGGTCGGGCGACGTTCTATCTTCACTTTCGCAGCAAGCTCGATCTCCTGCAGTCGATCATGACGGACGCGACGCCCGAGATCTTGGCATACTTCGAGCGGGCCGATTCGTCCTTCGCGACTGGCGACACCGCGGGTATCGAAGCTTGGGTCAGCGACGGATTGTCGTACTTCGAGCAGCATCGCACCTTGATGTTCGTGCTCGATGAGGTGCTCGCGACCGAGCGAGCCGAGTACACAACCTTGTTCAACACCACAGTTGAGTTCAGCGACTGCATGCCGTTGCTCATGTCGAGTTGGCCGACAGAACGTCGACCCGAAGCGAGCGCACGGATTCGGTTGATGGCCTTGCTGCTCAATCGGACATGGCTGTCCTCCTCGGGGCTAACCAATGACCAACTCGTGAAAATGCTCGCTGATATCTGCATGAAAGCTGTCAGTCCGCCCACCTAG
- a CDS encoding alpha/beta hydrolase, with amino-acid sequence MSTMNMMDPELAAVCAALASEAMANGAMTIPERGDALGLRAVLETGMAAVPSPPSTGVSVSSHFAPTPDGSEIELRFYSTDTGTTTDRPAVVYLHGGGMISGKLDHYDGIVRYYVQESNVPLLLVDYRLAPEQTGTALAEDGFTGLQWLVDHADELGVDPARIAVMGDSGGGGVAAGTVILARDRGVPIAKQILIYPMLDDRNTEPDPILEGAVAWTHDNNWTSWRAVLGADFGSDRVSPIAAPARLEDFAGLPPTYIEVGELDIFREESIAYARRLYEVGISCELQVLPGVIHGHDRMSLDIGVTRRTLADRCRVIADL; translated from the coding sequence ATGTCAACGATGAACATGATGGATCCTGAACTGGCCGCAGTCTGCGCTGCACTTGCTTCGGAAGCCATGGCGAACGGCGCGATGACAATCCCCGAGCGGGGCGACGCGTTGGGGCTTCGGGCCGTGCTCGAAACTGGGATGGCGGCCGTTCCTTCCCCTCCCTCAACCGGCGTCTCCGTAAGTTCGCACTTCGCCCCGACGCCTGACGGCTCAGAAATTGAATTACGTTTCTACAGCACCGATACCGGGACGACGACCGACCGTCCAGCAGTCGTGTACTTGCACGGCGGAGGGATGATCTCCGGCAAACTCGACCACTACGACGGAATCGTTCGCTACTACGTGCAGGAGTCGAATGTTCCACTGCTGCTTGTCGATTACCGACTGGCTCCCGAGCAAACGGGCACGGCGCTCGCGGAAGACGGATTCACCGGTCTTCAGTGGCTTGTCGACCACGCCGATGAACTAGGAGTGGATCCTGCTCGCATTGCAGTCATGGGCGATAGCGGCGGCGGCGGCGTCGCCGCAGGAACCGTGATTCTTGCTCGCGACAGAGGCGTACCGATTGCGAAGCAAATCCTCATCTACCCGATGCTCGATGACCGCAATACCGAACCGGATCCGATCCTCGAGGGTGCCGTCGCATGGACCCATGACAACAACTGGACCTCGTGGAGGGCGGTACTCGGAGCGGACTTCGGAAGCGACAGGGTCTCACCGATCGCCGCGCCGGCACGTCTCGAGGACTTTGCCGGTCTTCCTCCTACCTATATCGAAGTGGGTGAACTCGACATCTTCAGGGAAGAATCGATTGCCTACGCGCGCCGTCTGTACGAGGTGGGAATCTCATGTGAATTGCAGGTTCTTCCTGGTGTAATCCACGGACACGACCGCATGAGTCTCGATATCGGGGTGACCCGCCGCACTCTGGCGGATCGCTGCCGGGTAATCGCGGACCTGTAA
- a CDS encoding ArsR/SmtB family transcription factor — protein sequence MLGAMEWSHDRTDSMSDAGASVDSLAEVGPMDLLRALGDPVRWSIVRQLCAVDELPCSTLEHTLNVSKPTISYHTKILIQAGLMYLRKEGRNNFYTLRPEALHALIEAVSVLAPDISPADDGVLKFPAASGRVHGQTETDRTDHPIAVGAEHVPVVTTW from the coding sequence ATGTTGGGTGCAATGGAGTGGTCACACGATCGAACCGATTCCATGTCCGATGCGGGTGCGTCAGTCGACTCACTGGCTGAGGTCGGTCCGATGGACCTGCTCCGTGCTCTCGGAGACCCGGTCCGCTGGAGCATCGTTCGCCAACTGTGCGCCGTTGACGAGCTTCCGTGCAGCACACTCGAACACACATTGAACGTATCCAAGCCCACAATTTCGTACCACACGAAGATCCTTATACAGGCGGGTCTCATGTACCTCCGTAAAGAAGGTCGCAACAACTTCTACACGCTTCGCCCCGAAGCGTTGCACGCACTGATCGAGGCAGTTTCGGTACTTGCTCCGGATATCTCGCCGGCTGATGACGGCGTACTGAAGTTTCCCGCGGCTTCGGGCAGGGTACACGGGCAGACGGAGACAGATCGCACGGATCATCCGATAGCCGTTGGCGCGGAGCATGTTCCGGTCGTTACTACCTGGTAA
- a CDS encoding enoyl-CoA hydratase/isomerase family protein: MTQSDQSQTVLLSEPAPHVRLLTLNLPRLRNAMTEEMTSAWSEALSDMESDRDVRALVVTGGGTSFCSGADLSWLDEAPATARTPDRLQGKMRPFYRAWLAPRELPFPVIAAVNGPAVGAGVCLALACDLRYANNSAVFKTPFNYLGTHGGMGITALLPEVIGAARAREMLYSGRDVGADEALGWGLVTGVHDDVLSYSIDVARTIASAAPIPTKLTKMGLEQGRAGLAAAVTWESLAQPVTMATADLHEGIAASQERRRPVFTGD, from the coding sequence ATGACGCAATCGGATCAATCGCAGACCGTGCTCCTCAGCGAGCCAGCGCCCCATGTTCGGCTGTTGACTCTCAATTTGCCTCGTCTGCGAAACGCGATGACGGAAGAGATGACTTCGGCCTGGTCCGAAGCGCTCTCTGACATGGAAAGCGATCGCGACGTACGAGCGTTGGTGGTGACAGGTGGTGGTACGTCATTCTGCTCGGGGGCGGATTTGTCATGGCTCGATGAGGCGCCTGCGACCGCACGCACGCCCGACCGTCTCCAGGGCAAGATGAGACCCTTCTACCGCGCGTGGCTAGCGCCGCGGGAGCTGCCGTTTCCTGTGATTGCCGCGGTTAACGGGCCGGCAGTCGGCGCCGGAGTCTGCCTCGCCCTTGCTTGCGATCTGCGTTATGCAAATAACAGTGCAGTGTTCAAGACGCCTTTCAACTATCTGGGCACGCATGGGGGGATGGGAATTACGGCGCTTTTGCCGGAGGTCATCGGTGCCGCGCGAGCGCGGGAAATGCTCTATAGCGGACGCGATGTCGGGGCGGACGAGGCTCTCGGATGGGGTTTGGTGACCGGAGTGCACGACGACGTACTCAGCTATTCGATTGATGTGGCGCGCACAATTGCCTCGGCGGCGCCCATTCCGACCAAGCTGACCAAGATGGGACTCGAACAGGGACGTGCCGGGCTGGCGGCTGCGGTGACCTGGGAGTCTCTGGCGCAACCCGTGACGATGGCCACGGCGGATCTGCACGAGGGGATCGCAGCGAGTCAAGAACGACGACGCCCGGTGTTCACCGGCGACTAG